The proteins below are encoded in one region of Candidatus Amarolinea dominans:
- the rocF gene encoding arginase translates to MRVGIGPCGAIPRWWALRQQPETAGGRGVRIIGVPMDLGQQRRGVDMGPSALRYAGMQAHLEHLGYEVTDEGNINVPVPEASTETITGVNGLRHLPAIEQVTQELYTRAAALAAGPDTPIFLGGDHSIALGTVAGTGSVGTMGLLWIDAHADFNTPETTPSGNIHGMPVAALLGRGAASLTEIGRRSQLKPAQIVMIGVRDLDLEERRQLKQSGITVFTMREIDEQGMARIARRVLDRLAAFPRLHISLDMDALDPDFAPGVGTPVPGGLSYREAHLLMELLAESGRVAAVDVVEINPILDHGNKTAELAVELVCSLLGKRIL, encoded by the coding sequence ATGCGCGTTGGAATTGGGCCGTGTGGGGCGATCCCCAGGTGGTGGGCTTTGCGTCAGCAACCTGAGACTGCGGGGGGGCGCGGTGTGCGCATCATCGGCGTACCCATGGATTTGGGCCAGCAGCGCCGCGGGGTGGACATGGGGCCGAGCGCGCTGCGCTATGCCGGCATGCAGGCGCACCTGGAGCACCTGGGCTACGAGGTGACCGATGAGGGCAACATCAATGTGCCGGTGCCCGAAGCCTCCACCGAGACGATCACCGGCGTCAACGGCCTGCGCCATCTGCCGGCCATCGAGCAGGTGACGCAGGAGTTGTACACACGCGCGGCCGCCCTGGCGGCCGGGCCGGATACACCGATTTTCCTGGGCGGAGATCATTCGATCGCCCTCGGAACCGTCGCCGGCACCGGCAGCGTGGGAACGATGGGCCTGCTCTGGATTGACGCACACGCCGATTTCAACACGCCGGAGACCACGCCCAGCGGCAATATCCACGGGATGCCGGTGGCCGCGCTCCTGGGCCGCGGCGCAGCCAGCCTGACCGAGATCGGGCGCCGCAGCCAACTCAAGCCAGCGCAGATCGTCATGATCGGCGTGCGTGACCTGGATCTCGAGGAGCGGCGGCAGCTCAAGCAGAGTGGCATCACGGTCTTCACGATGCGCGAGATTGACGAACAAGGCATGGCGCGCATCGCCCGCCGCGTGCTCGACCGCCTGGCCGCCTTCCCGCGCCTGCACATCAGCCTGGACATGGACGCGCTCGACCCGGACTTCGCGCCCGGCGTGGGGACCCCGGTGCCCGGCGGCCTCAGCTACCGCGAAGCCCACCTTCTGATGGAACTGCTCGCCGAGTCCGGCCGCGTGGCCGCCGTTGACGTGGTTGAAATCAACCCGATCCTGGATCACGGCAACAAGACCGCGGAACTGGCGGTGGAGTTGGTCTGTTCGTTATTGGGAAAGCGGATTTTGTGA
- a CDS encoding AMP-binding protein: MNRHGLRSVEELHRRSTDDIGWFWEAVLAELGIEFDVPYRQIVDTSRGIQWPVWCVDGMMNIVHNCLDKWQGTATVNRAALRWEGEEGQVRVLTYGDLYREVNRMAAGLRALGLGKGDAIGLFLPMIPEVVIALLAIAKIGGVILPLFSGYGAGAVANRLADGEAKALFTADGFLRRGRVVPLKPVADEALQHVPSVQHVIVVNRAQHEIPWTAGRDHWWADVVAGQPQRAETERTRAEDVAILIYTSGTTGRPKGAVHTHCGFPIKAAQDMAFGLDVHDDDTVYWMSDMGWMMGPWLVFGTLLLGATMLLYDGAPDFPGVDRTWALVSQHGVTALGVSPTLIRALRPHGAAPVQQHDLSTLRLAGSTGSPWDPESWLWFFNTVLEGRKPIINYSGGTEISGGIVMGHVLGPLKPCAFTGPAPGMAADVVDDHGRSVRNQVGELVVRQPWIGMTRGFWRDPQRYLDTYWSRFPDVWVHGDWAAIDEDGLWYILGRSDDTIKVAGKRLGPAEIESVLIRHPAVIEAAVIGVPHEIKGQEVVCFCVLRPEQEPSEALRQALQTMVIAEMGKALQPKAIKFVSALPKTRNAKVMHRVIRAAYLGHDPGDLSSLENPATVEAIKHAA, translated from the coding sequence ATGAACCGGCACGGCCTGCGCTCGGTAGAAGAATTGCACCGGCGCTCGACCGACGACATCGGCTGGTTCTGGGAAGCAGTGCTGGCCGAATTGGGCATCGAGTTCGACGTGCCCTACCGTCAGATCGTGGATACGAGCCGCGGCATCCAGTGGCCGGTGTGGTGCGTAGACGGCATGATGAACATCGTTCACAACTGCCTGGATAAATGGCAAGGCACCGCCACGGTCAACCGCGCCGCGCTGCGCTGGGAAGGCGAGGAAGGCCAGGTGCGCGTGCTGACCTACGGCGACCTCTATCGTGAGGTCAACCGCATGGCCGCGGGGCTGCGTGCGTTGGGCCTGGGTAAAGGTGATGCCATTGGCCTCTTCCTGCCCATGATTCCCGAAGTGGTGATTGCCCTGCTCGCGATTGCCAAGATCGGCGGCGTCATTCTGCCGCTCTTCTCCGGCTATGGTGCAGGCGCGGTGGCCAACCGCCTGGCCGACGGCGAGGCGAAGGCGCTGTTCACGGCCGACGGCTTTTTGCGCCGCGGCCGCGTGGTGCCGCTGAAGCCCGTGGCCGATGAGGCGCTCCAGCACGTTCCGAGCGTGCAGCACGTGATTGTGGTCAACCGGGCGCAGCACGAGATTCCCTGGACGGCCGGCCGCGATCACTGGTGGGCCGACGTGGTGGCCGGTCAACCACAGCGGGCCGAGACAGAGCGCACCCGCGCCGAAGACGTGGCCATCCTGATCTACACCTCCGGCACCACCGGGCGGCCCAAGGGCGCGGTGCATACGCACTGTGGCTTTCCCATCAAAGCTGCGCAGGACATGGCCTTCGGTCTGGACGTGCATGACGATGACACCGTCTACTGGATGTCGGACATGGGCTGGATGATGGGGCCGTGGCTGGTCTTTGGCACGCTGCTCCTGGGCGCCACCATGCTGCTCTACGACGGCGCGCCCGATTTTCCCGGCGTGGATCGCACCTGGGCGCTGGTCAGCCAGCATGGCGTCACCGCGCTCGGCGTCTCGCCCACGCTCATCCGCGCCCTGCGACCGCACGGCGCGGCGCCGGTTCAGCAGCACGACCTCTCCACCCTGCGCCTGGCCGGCTCCACCGGTTCACCCTGGGACCCGGAATCGTGGCTGTGGTTCTTCAACACCGTGCTGGAGGGCCGCAAACCGATCATCAACTACTCCGGCGGCACCGAAATCTCCGGCGGCATTGTCATGGGTCATGTGTTAGGCCCGCTGAAGCCCTGTGCGTTTACGGGGCCGGCGCCGGGCATGGCGGCCGATGTGGTGGATGACCACGGCCGCTCCGTGCGCAACCAGGTGGGCGAACTGGTCGTGCGCCAGCCCTGGATCGGCATGACGCGCGGCTTCTGGCGCGATCCGCAGCGTTACCTGGACACCTACTGGTCGCGCTTCCCGGACGTGTGGGTGCATGGCGACTGGGCCGCGATTGATGAGGACGGCCTGTGGTACATCCTGGGACGTTCGGACGACACGATCAAAGTCGCGGGCAAGCGCCTGGGGCCGGCCGAGATCGAATCGGTCCTGATTCGCCACCCGGCCGTGATCGAGGCGGCCGTCATCGGCGTGCCGCACGAGATCAAGGGCCAGGAGGTGGTCTGCTTCTGCGTGTTGCGCCCGGAACAGGAACCCAGTGAAGCTCTGCGCCAGGCGCTGCAAACGATGGTGATTGCGGAGATGGGCAAGGCCCTGCAGCCCAAGGCGATCAAGTTCGTCAGCGCGCTGCCCAAGACGCGCAACGCCAAAGTCATGCACCGCGTCATCCGCGCCGCCTACCTGGGTCACGACCCCGGCGACCTGTCATCGCTGGAGAACCCCGCGACGGTCGAGGCGATCAAACACGCGGCGTAG
- the nusB gene encoding transcription antitermination factor NusB, giving the protein MKAARRQARTMVLQALYETDSVHHDPQQVIDNRLAEEPPDVERESFTRRLFFAVLQNQVKLDAIIQQHAPEWPLDQVAVIDRNLLRMALCEMMITGDAPVKVVINEAIELAKDFGSDSSSRFINGVLGSIVNKGVVVAERKGKKP; this is encoded by the coding sequence GTGAAAGCAGCCCGCCGGCAGGCCCGGACCATGGTGCTCCAGGCACTCTATGAAACGGACAGCGTCCATCACGACCCACAGCAAGTCATTGACAACCGCCTGGCCGAGGAGCCGCCGGATGTCGAGAGAGAGTCGTTCACGCGACGCCTCTTCTTTGCCGTGCTGCAAAATCAGGTCAAACTGGATGCCATTATTCAACAGCACGCACCCGAATGGCCGTTAGACCAAGTGGCGGTCATTGACCGCAATCTCCTGCGCATGGCCCTGTGTGAAATGATGATCACCGGCGACGCGCCGGTCAAGGTCGTCATCAACGAGGCGATCGAATTAGCCAAAGATTTCGGCAGTGACAGCAGTTCACGCTTTATCAACGGTGTGCTCGGCAGCATCGTCAACAAGGGCGTGGTCGTCGCTGAGCGCAAAGGCAAAAAACCCTGA
- a CDS encoding Asp23/Gls24 family envelope stress response protein — protein sequence MKQEPEPTEIVTSEYGASNDSGHLGHVTIVPAVLLSIVRQTVLSQPGVVRLSSRNIARRAGSGKTRSASAKGLRIEIAQDHSVGVDVYLVVSGQTNMRELAETLQSEITRALQTMVDMTAREVNVHIDAVDLGSSGAQETATEPRTHRR from the coding sequence ATGAAACAAGAACCAGAACCCACTGAGATTGTCACCAGCGAATACGGCGCCAGCAACGACAGCGGACACCTGGGCCATGTGACGATCGTACCCGCGGTGCTCCTGAGCATCGTGCGCCAAACGGTTCTCAGTCAACCGGGCGTGGTACGTCTGTCCAGCCGCAACATCGCCCGGCGTGCCGGCAGCGGAAAGACGCGCAGCGCCAGCGCCAAGGGCCTGCGCATCGAGATCGCCCAGGACCACAGCGTAGGCGTAGATGTGTACCTGGTGGTATCAGGCCAGACCAACATGCGCGAGCTGGCCGAAACCCTGCAGAGCGAGATCACGCGCGCACTGCAAACGATGGTGGATATGACCGCGCGCGAGGTCAACGTCCATATTGATGCTGTTGACCTGGGCAGCAGCGGCGCTCAAGAAACCGCCACAGAGCCTCGTACACACCGTCGCTGA
- the fabG gene encoding 3-oxoacyl-[acyl-carrier-protein] reductase: MNSLDGQVAIVTGASRGIGAAVARLLAARGAKVVINHRASADTAEALQAEISAAGGEALVVQADVSNTTEAAALVKATIGAYGRVDILVNNAGTTRDNLIMMMKEADWDTVITTNLKSAYNCAKAVLRPMLKQRSGRIINITSVVGLAGAAGQTNYAASKAGIIGFTKSLAKEVGSRNVTVNAVAPGFIPTALTDVLPAEARQQTIAATPLGRLGTAEDIAEAVAFLASSGASFITGQVLSVDGGLVMQ, from the coding sequence ATGAACTCGCTTGACGGTCAAGTTGCCATCGTGACCGGCGCCTCACGCGGTATTGGCGCGGCCGTGGCCCGGCTGTTGGCCGCGCGCGGCGCCAAAGTGGTCATCAACCACCGCGCCAGCGCCGACACAGCAGAAGCGCTGCAGGCTGAAATCAGTGCGGCCGGCGGCGAGGCCCTGGTGGTGCAGGCCGATGTGAGCAACACCACTGAAGCGGCCGCCCTGGTCAAGGCAACCATCGGCGCCTATGGCCGCGTCGACATCCTGGTGAACAACGCCGGCACGACGCGCGACAATCTGATCATGATGATGAAGGAAGCCGACTGGGACACGGTCATCACCACCAATCTGAAGAGCGCGTACAATTGCGCCAAAGCGGTGCTGCGCCCCATGCTGAAGCAGCGGTCCGGCCGCATCATCAACATCACCTCGGTGGTGGGCCTGGCCGGCGCCGCCGGTCAGACCAACTACGCCGCGTCGAAGGCAGGCATCATCGGTTTCACGAAGAGCCTGGCCAAGGAGGTGGGTTCGCGCAACGTCACGGTCAACGCCGTGGCGCCCGGCTTCATCCCCACCGCGCTCACCGACGTGCTGCCCGCAGAGGCGCGGCAGCAGACCATCGCCGCGACGCCGCTAGGACGCCTGGGCACCGCTGAAGACATCGCCGAAGCGGTGGCCTTTCTCGCCTCCAGCGGCGCCAGCTTCATCACCGGCCAGGTGCTCAGCGTGGATGGCGGCCTGGTCATGCAGTAG
- a CDS encoding DUF2442 domain-containing protein, producing the protein MYAGVAEVHATNDYKLVLTFDNKERRLFDMTPYLDVGRFAELKNIEIFKQVSVSFDTVEWENGLDLDPEFLYTRSVGSIAAKPRA; encoded by the coding sequence ATGTACGCTGGAGTTGCCGAAGTTCATGCAACAAACGATTACAAACTGGTATTGACATTCGACAATAAGGAGCGCCGGTTGTTCGACATGACGCCGTACCTGGACGTTGGCCGGTTTGCGGAACTAAAGAACATCGAAATTTTCAAGCAGGTCAGTGTCTCTTTTGATACCGTAGAATGGGAAAATGGACTGGACTTGGATCCGGAATTCCTGTACACGCGTAGCGTTGGCTCGATAGCCGCCAAACCAAGGGCGTAA
- a CDS encoding GTPase: MAKQRVLIMGAAGRDFHNFNVYFRGRDDYEVVAFTATQIPNIEDRRYPAALAGPLYPHGIPIYPESDLTPLIAQLAVDQVIFAYSDVAHAYVMHKASQVLAVGADFRLLGPHATMLTARKPVIAIGAVRTGAGKSQTTRRVCDILRSQGKKVAAVRHPMPYGDLVKQACQRFASYQDLDDHQCTIEEREEYEPHLDRGVVVYAGVDYERILRAAEEEADVVVWDGGNNDFPFYKPDLFIVVADPHRAGHELAYHPGEANLRMADVVVINKVDTADLDAISRVRDNVRSVNPKAIMIEAASPITVSDPAAIRGQAVLVVEDGPTLTHGEMAYGAGVVAARRFGAAKIIDPRPYAVRTIADTYAKYPRTGAVLPAMGYGDAQIADLEETINNTPCDLVIIATPIDLSRVMRINRPTQRVGYELQEIGSPTLNDVLK, translated from the coding sequence ATGGCGAAGCAACGAGTTCTGATCATGGGCGCCGCTGGGCGCGACTTCCATAATTTCAATGTTTACTTTCGCGGGCGCGACGATTACGAAGTCGTCGCATTCACCGCCACGCAGATCCCCAATATCGAAGACCGCCGCTACCCTGCCGCGCTGGCCGGCCCGCTTTATCCCCATGGCATCCCAATCTACCCTGAATCCGACCTGACCCCCCTGATTGCCCAGTTGGCGGTTGACCAGGTGATCTTTGCCTACAGCGACGTGGCGCACGCGTATGTGATGCACAAGGCGTCGCAGGTGCTGGCCGTCGGCGCCGATTTTCGCCTGCTGGGACCGCACGCCACCATGCTGACCGCACGCAAGCCGGTCATCGCCATCGGCGCGGTGCGCACCGGGGCAGGCAAGAGCCAAACCACCCGCCGCGTGTGCGACATCCTGCGCAGCCAGGGCAAAAAAGTGGCGGCCGTGCGTCATCCCATGCCGTATGGCGACCTGGTCAAACAGGCGTGTCAGCGTTTTGCCTCCTATCAGGACCTGGACGATCATCAGTGTACGATCGAGGAGCGTGAGGAGTACGAGCCGCACCTCGATCGCGGGGTTGTGGTCTACGCAGGCGTGGATTATGAGCGTATCCTGCGCGCGGCCGAAGAAGAGGCGGACGTGGTGGTGTGGGACGGCGGTAACAACGATTTTCCCTTCTACAAGCCGGACCTGTTCATTGTGGTGGCCGATCCGCACCGCGCCGGTCATGAGCTGGCCTATCACCCCGGCGAGGCGAATCTGCGCATGGCCGACGTGGTGGTGATCAACAAGGTTGACACGGCCGACCTGGACGCGATCAGCCGCGTGCGCGACAACGTGCGCAGCGTCAACCCGAAGGCGATCATGATCGAAGCGGCTTCACCGATTACGGTCAGCGATCCTGCGGCCATCCGCGGGCAGGCGGTGCTGGTGGTGGAAGATGGGCCAACGCTGACGCATGGCGAGATGGCTTACGGCGCCGGGGTGGTGGCGGCGCGGCGCTTCGGCGCAGCCAAGATCATTGATCCGCGCCCCTATGCCGTGCGCACGATCGCCGATACCTACGCCAAATATCCGCGCACCGGCGCCGTGCTACCCGCCATGGGCTACGGCGATGCCCAGATCGCCGACCTGGAAGAGACGATCAACAATACCCCGTGCGACCTGGTCATTATCGCCACGCCCATTGACCTGAGCCGCGTGATGCGCATCAACCGCCCCACCCAGCGCGTGGGCTACGAACTGCAAGAGATCGGCAGCCCGACGCTGAACGACGTGCTGAAATAA